ACAGAAAATCCTGCCAATACCTACTACAGAATATCCAACCCCTGCTAAAAGGCCCATGTGGTCTGCAATGGATTGTACGAAACTCAATAAGGCATTCGGGATCAGGAATAAAGACTGGAAACAGGGGTTATCCGATATGCTGGAAGAGTTGTATAGAACAAAATAAAAAGAGTTATTTCCTTGTAGATACAAGGCATGCCTTGTCTCTACATAAATACCGGTCGGGAATAAATCCCGACCCTACTAAAGACTCCTTAAAGATATCTATTCCTTTACTGATTCTAGGATTATGGCACCACCTGTCAAGCAGGAATCCAAACACCAAACGTCATTCTCCGGGTGATCCGCAGGCACCAAGGTTATGACGTGACAGGTCGGAGAATCCAAACATAAAGCGTCATTCCCGCGCAGGCGCATCGGCGTAAAGTTAATGAGATCAACGTACCAGATGCAATTTGTTTGGAGGCAAAAATGGTACAAATTCTTCTGTAGGGTGGGGTTTTATACCCCACCGAAAAAGAGGTGGCATATAAAATGCCACCCTACATTTTAAAAGGAGCGCCAAATAATATACTTAAAAAATCTTTTTTGCCTTAGCTTGACGTCAATGCGCGCAGGCGGGAATCCAGTTGTTTTTGTTTTATGATTTTTAGAGGCTGTCAACTGTTTAGACCGTCTATACTGGGTGACACCGATGCTTTCTATGTAAGGCTGATATTATACGTTGTGAGATTGTTCCAGCCGCTCATGCACCCACATGCGAATAAGGGTAGACATACCCATACCTTTTCTCGCCGCTTCTGCTTTTAGTTCTGAAATTACTGAGGCATCAAGACGCAGAGTCACAGGTTGCTCTTTGCGTAATACAAGGTTTTTAGGTTTGGGTAGAAAGTCTTTTATTTCTACTGCATTTTCCAGATCTACATCAGATGGCTCATTAGTGTATTTTATTTTTTTCTTCATAACGTTTTTCTCCTTTTCTCCAAAATCCCGCACCGAAGATCCGGATGATGTCTTCCCTGTATGTAAAGCGCACAGTCATTATACCATCTGCAACTTTTCCAATACAGTAATAACGTTTTTCATCAGTACTATGAATGACATCTTCCAGGATGATACGGTTTTCATCTAAAAAGGCCTCCTGTGCCTCTTTAAATGATACCCCATGTTTAATAATATTTTCCTGGTCTTTATTATTATCCCATTCAAAGTTCGGCTTTTTATGATGCTAATGTATTACAAATGATAGCGTTTGACAATTTACAAAGCCAGGGTTTACCCTGTTTAACATGTTTTGTATTTGTTTAACTAGGGGCATATACTTGTCTTTTACAGGATCTCTAGGAATAGCTCAGATTGATTCTTTTCCACGCAATGCACCATTTAAAAACTTAATTTGTTTTTTTAACTGAGAAATATTGTTCCGGTATTTTTTCCTTAATTCTTTTGCCCTTGCGTATTCATCTATTACCTTATCCGGTACATTTCTGCCCTGATAGATAAATTTGACATCTCCATTTTCCCGAAGGACTACGTAGTAATACTCATGGTCTTTGATTTTCTTTTTTATAAGGCTTCCGGCTGGAAGCTTTTCTAATTCCTTTTCATATCTCTCCTTCATCCTGATGGAGTTATCCAGCTCCTCTTTTAGAACACCTTTTATTGCCATTTAAAACTCCTGTTACCATACAAACATGTTGATACGTTAAATTGTATGGTAACGATTGTCAAACAAATAGTTACCATACAATATGGTGAGTTTGCTGTTATGTATGGTAACTTAGGGAATGATTGTTCACTAGTACAGATAGGCTATAGAAGGAAAATTAATTTTGGAACAGGCAAATATTCTTATCTTCCCTTTCAGCTTTGAAGTTTCAGCTTTTAGCTCTTTTCCTCTTTATTATTAAACCGGTTAGCAGTAAACCCATAACGTCAAACCGAAAATAAAAAAATCATGGTATCTTGTCTTTTGAAAACAGGTAAGAGAAAAACAAAATCGATCATTCCCTCTGATAAAATTGAAAACGCCATTTTAATGATCCGCGGTCAGAAGGTGATGTTGGATAAAGAACTTACTTATAGACTTGCCCGCATCATGCTCCGGGAAACCCGGAAGTCATAAAATAGAAGAAGCAGCCCCCGTTTAAACAAATACAAAAAATTGTTAACCGGAAAATTATTCATTATGGACAGGAAAGATAAGGACAGATAATTGACTGTCTGTAAAGAAGAGGCAGAAATGATTGATCCTGCCTCTTCTCTACCGCATTATTAATCCGACAGCAGCAGTGGCAGCCAGGGCATACCCTTTGATGGATGAGATGATAAATCTTGGGGGTTAGTGCCTCTTTTATACTCCTTAAGGTTGCTAAACCCATCTCCATCATCATCTTCGTTGGCATCATTATAAAGTGGATCAAGGTTATACTGCACCTCCCAGCCATCCGGCATGCCATCATTATCAGAGTCTTCATTAGCAGGGTCAGTTTCACCGCCATCAACCTGCCCATTATGATTAACATCCTCTTCTCCATCTTTTAATCCATCATCATCATTGTCTGCCTTTAGAGGGTTTGTTGTGGTTGATGAATCGGCATCAGGAATAAAAGCGCTGCTTGTATCGGTCTGGTGTCCGCTTGTTACACCGGTTTCAGTTCCGTCCTGAATACCATCATTATCAGAATCCGCATTACATGGGTTTGTTTCTCCTGTATCTACAACACCATTATGATTAGCATCCTCAACTCCATCGATTATACCATCATCATCTGTGTCAGCATCAAACGGGTCTGAGCATCCTGCGCTTTCCATTTCATCTGATAACCCATCACCATCAGTATCAACAGGAATATAATAATATGCAAATGCCCGACCTTCATTTGTCTGACCATTGTCATAATAACGAGCTCCAACAATAACGTCTGAATAGCCGTCTCCATTCACATCTCCTGCAGATGCAACACTGTATCCAAATTCGGCATTAGCCTGGTCTGACTCTGCTGTCCATCGTGGTGTATTGCCAAGTCCTGAGGATGAACCATAATACACAAATGCCCGACCTTCATCTATCTCACTATTGTCATAAAAATAGGCTCCAACAATAATATCTGAATAGCCGTCTTTGTTCACATCTCCTGCAGATGCGACACTGTTGCCAAAACGGGCATCAGTCTGGTCAGCCTCTGCTGTCCATGCAGGGGTATTGCTGAGACCCGATGATGAACCATAATACACAAACACACGACCTTCATTTATCTCAACATTGTCATACAAACGAACTCCAACAATAACATCTGAATAACCGTCTCCATTCACATCTCCTGCAGATGCAACACTGTATCCAAATTGTGATTCGGCCTGGTTTGATTCTGCTGTCCATGAAGGTGTATTGCTAAGTCCTGAAGCTGAACCGTGGTACACAATTGCACGACCTTCATTTGTCTGACCATTGTCATAAACATAAGCTCCAACAATAACATCCGAATAGCCGTCTCCGTTCACATCTCCTGCAGATGCTACACTCCATCCAAATTGGGCATCAGCCTTGTCAGACTCTGCTATCCATGCAGGTTCACTGCTAAGCCCTGAGGATGAACCGTGATACACAAATGTCCGACCGGCATATGCCCCATATAAATGGGCTCCAACAATAATATCAGAATAACCATCTCCATTTACATCTCCTGCAGATGCAACGCTGACTCCAAAATGGGATTCAGCCTGGTTTGACTCTGCTGTCCATGAGGGCATATTGCTTAGTCCTGAGGATGATCCATAATAAACAAAGACCTTACCTTCATTTGTCTGACCATTGTCATATCCATGAGCTCCAACAATAACATCAGAATAGCCGTCTCCATTCACATCTCCTGCCGATGCAACGCTGGATCCAAAATAATTATAATCATAATAGGGAGGACCCTGACCAGACTCTGCTGTCCATGAAGGTGTATTGCTAAGTCCTGAAGCTGAACCGTAATACACAAAGGCCCTACCTTCATGTGTCACATCATTGTCATATCCATAAGCTCCAACAATAACATCCGAATAACCGTCCCCGTTTACATCTCCTGCAGAGGCAATACTGAATCCAAAATAGGAACTACCCTGGTCAGTTTCTTCTGTCCATGAAGGTGTATTGCTGAGACCTGATGTTGAACTATAATACACAAATGCCCGCCCTTCATCTGCCTCACCACTGTCATAATAAGGAGCTCCAACAATAACATCAGAACAACCGTCTCCATTCACATCTCCTGCAGAGGCAACGCTGTATCCAAAACGGGATTCAACCTGGTCAGAATCTACTGTCCATGAAGGTATACTCCTGAGACCCGATGGTGAACCATAATACACAAATGCCTGTCCTTCATCTGCCTCACCATTGTTATAAGCAGGAGCTCCAACAAGTATATCAGAATAACCGTCTCCGTTCACATCTCCTGCTGATGCAACACTGAATCCAAACAAAGATTCAGCCTGGTTTGACTCTGCTGTCCATGAAGGTGTATTGCTAAGTCCTGATGATGAACCATAATAGACAAAGGCACGACCCTCATCTGTCTCATCATTGTCATATAAATAAGCTCCAACAATAACATCCGAATAGCCGTCTTTGTTTACATCTCCCGCAGATGCAACACTGTACCCAAAATAGGAATCAGCCTGGTTTGACTCTGCTGTCCATGAAGGTGTATTGCTAAGTCCTGATGCTGAACCATAATAGACAAAGGCTCGACCTTCATTTGTCTCACCACTGTCATAACCCGGTGCCCCAACAATAACATCAGAATAGCCGTCTTTGTTCACATCTCCTGCAGATGCAACACTGTATCCAAACATGGCATCAGCCTGGTTTGACTCTGCTGTCCATGAAGGTGTATTGCTAAGTCCTGCAGCTGAACCGTAGTACACAAAGGCCCTACCTTCATCTGTCTCATTATTGTCATATGAAAAAGCTCCAACAATAACATCAGAATAGCCGTCTTTGTTTACATCCCCTGCAGATGCTACGCTGGATCCAAACCAGGAACTATCCTGGTCAGACCCTGCTGTCCATGAAGGTATATCGCTA
The sequence above is a segment of the Desulfatiglans sp. genome. Coding sequences within it:
- a CDS encoding ribbon-helix-helix protein, CopG family: MKKKIKYTNEPSDVDLENAVEIKDFLPKPKNLVLRKEQPVTLRLDASVISELKAEAARKGMGMSTLIRMWVHERLEQSHNV
- a CDS encoding BrnT family toxin, whose translation is MIKHGVSFKEAQEAFLDENRIILEDVIHSTDEKRYYCIGKVADGIMTVRFTYREDIIRIFGAGFWRKGEKRYEEKNKIH